A stretch of Deinococcus cellulosilyticus NBRC 106333 = KACC 11606 DNA encodes these proteins:
- a CDS encoding GGDEF domain-containing protein, with protein sequence MMHKTLSQRILDESVDRLYEQVRQSVVVTFIAILLFASALYHTQPLLTLYWALGMLLHSFFHAQSVFGYPKVRHFHSTEHWLVREFSYTITLGMGWAIFTMIYFRPEATEDFYLMLVFIVAVVSGSVVTYAAVTLIYPVMVCFILIPLTLRLALTAPQHEHHVFLALGFLIYTGVLIKYHQQAHAISRKAIELYLQQGILLEELHRFKEQLQVSNEQLTVVNGHLQSALGRSHRLAFNDALTGCFNRRAFVEHLRAYASPYAQAELCVIMMDLDHFKRINDQKGHLFGDHVLKVLAARIQMQLRPDDILARYGGEEFVCLLPGTSLAEARDFAETIRKAVAGTPIRDDQHVQHITISMGVAKYLPPEDPQETVNRADQALYRAKREGRDRVVVT encoded by the coding sequence ATGATGCACAAAACCCTGTCCCAGCGCATTCTGGATGAGAGCGTGGATCGACTGTATGAACAGGTCAGACAGTCAGTGGTGGTGACGTTCATTGCCATTTTGCTCTTTGCCTCTGCGCTGTATCACACCCAGCCCCTGCTCACCCTGTACTGGGCTCTGGGCATGCTGCTGCACAGCTTTTTTCATGCCCAGTCGGTGTTTGGCTACCCGAAAGTCAGGCATTTTCATTCCACAGAGCACTGGCTTGTACGGGAGTTTTCTTACACCATCACACTGGGGATGGGATGGGCCATTTTCACCATGATCTATTTCCGGCCCGAGGCCACAGAAGACTTTTACCTGATGCTGGTCTTCATTGTGGCAGTGGTTTCGGGCAGTGTGGTGACTTACGCTGCCGTGACCCTGATCTATCCGGTGATGGTGTGCTTCATTCTGATCCCCCTCACCCTCAGGCTGGCCCTGACCGCACCGCAGCATGAGCACCATGTCTTTCTGGCGCTGGGGTTTCTGATCTACACCGGGGTCCTCATCAAATACCACCAGCAGGCCCACGCCATCTCCAGGAAGGCCATCGAACTGTACTTGCAGCAGGGCATTTTGCTGGAAGAACTGCACCGTTTCAAGGAACAGTTGCAGGTCAGCAATGAACAGCTGACGGTGGTGAATGGCCACCTGCAATCTGCACTGGGACGCAGCCACAGACTGGCCTTCAATGATGCCCTCACCGGGTGTTTCAACCGCCGGGCTTTTGTGGAGCACCTGCGGGCGTACGCCTCGCCGTACGCTCAGGCTGAGCTGTGCGTGATCATGATGGACCTTGACCATTTCAAGCGCATCAACGACCAGAAAGGGCACCTGTTCGGCGACCATGTGCTGAAGGTGCTGGCAGCCCGCATCCAGATGCAGCTCAGACCGGACGACATTCTGGCTCGCTATGGGGGTGAAGAATTTGTCTGTCTGCTGCCGGGAACCAGCCTTGCAGAGGCTCGCGATTTTGCAGAGACCATCCGCAAGGCAGTGGCAGGTACCCCCATCCGGGACGATCAGCACGTCCAGCACATCACCATTTCCATGGGGGTGGCAAAATACCTGCCGCCAGAAGACCCCCAGGAAACCGTGAATCGGGCAGATCAGGCCCTGTACCGGGCCAAAAGGGAAGGTCGGGACCGGGTGGTGGTCACCTGA
- a CDS encoding alpha/beta hydrolase family protein codes for MNKALLVSTALALTGMALGQNRIDTIRPDSPALAPYGELQIGVQTLNVVHPNQLDIVKATAGNPIPTYDRPLTLEVWYPAALTAEQKPGGVYETTTRDASIPIQVHGKAVRNATPQTAKGPYPLVIVSHGYPGNRYLLSHLTENLASKGYVVVAIDHTDSTFGDQKAFASTLMNRPLDQLFVLNEIAKLSAQGSQSFLSGLVDVQNTALVGYSMGGYGVVNTIGGGFTDFATTLQFAPPSKALALRAASNPEYAKTIDPRIKAAIAIAPWGMQVGFWNAQTLEGIKTPVLFVAGDIDDVSGYEKGTKAIFEQAIHADRYLLTFHNANHNAAAPMPAPLETYSNFPLFESYAEAAWDTVKMNNILAHFATAFLGQHLKGQTDLQKYLNLTEKSSEGTGDSYWEGFKPRTAVGLSLQHLPAR; via the coding sequence ATGAACAAGGCTTTGCTGGTCAGCACTGCGCTGGCTTTGACTGGAATGGCCCTCGGACAGAACCGCATTGACACCATCCGCCCCGATTCCCCTGCACTGGCGCCTTATGGAGAGTTGCAGATCGGGGTGCAGACCCTGAATGTGGTTCACCCCAACCAACTGGACATTGTCAAGGCCACAGCAGGAAACCCCATTCCCACCTATGATCGCCCCCTCACCCTGGAAGTCTGGTATCCAGCAGCCCTCACCGCTGAGCAGAAGCCTGGAGGGGTTTACGAGACCACCACCCGTGATGCCTCCATTCCCATTCAGGTTCATGGAAAGGCTGTGCGGAATGCCACCCCACAAACCGCGAAAGGCCCCTATCCGCTGGTGATCGTGTCACACGGATATCCAGGGAACCGCTACCTGCTCAGTCACCTCACGGAGAATCTGGCCAGCAAGGGCTACGTGGTGGTTGCCATTGACCACACCGACAGCACCTTTGGGGATCAGAAAGCCTTTGCGAGCACCCTGATGAACCGGCCTCTGGATCAACTTTTTGTGCTGAATGAAATTGCGAAACTCAGTGCCCAGGGCAGCCAGAGTTTCCTGTCCGGCCTTGTGGATGTGCAGAACACCGCACTTGTGGGGTACTCAATGGGCGGATATGGCGTGGTGAACACCATTGGAGGCGGATTCACCGATTTTGCCACCACCCTGCAGTTTGCTCCACCCAGCAAGGCCCTGGCCTTGCGTGCTGCCAGCAACCCAGAATATGCAAAAACCATTGATCCGCGCATCAAAGCGGCCATAGCCATTGCCCCATGGGGGATGCAGGTGGGCTTCTGGAACGCCCAGACCCTTGAGGGCATCAAGACCCCTGTCCTCTTTGTGGCAGGAGACATTGATGATGTTTCGGGGTATGAAAAGGGCACAAAGGCCATCTTTGAGCAGGCCATCCATGCAGACCGCTACCTGCTGACCTTCCACAATGCCAACCACAACGCTGCTGCACCCATGCCTGCCCCTCTGGAGACCTACAGCAACTTTCCGCTGTTCGAGAGCTACGCTGAGGCAGCCTGGGACACGGTGAAGATGAACAACATCCTGGCCCACTTTGCCACAGCCTTCCTTGGGCAGCACTTAAAAGGCCAGACGGACCTGCAGAAATACCTGAACCTCACCGAAAAATCCAGTGAAGGCACGGGCGATTCGTACTGGGAGGGGTTCAAACCCCGCACTGCCGTCGGGCTCTCCCTGCAGCACCTGCCTGCCCGATGA
- a CDS encoding ferritin-like domain-containing protein: MGENRSNRRQFLGQLGLMGAGAMLGSCAVVAGPNKQNIDLDVLNFALNLEYLEAEFYLWAAFGTGLSAADAGGGPVATGGKKATLSAGIQQIAEEIARDEEAHVRALRATITKLGGTPVPRPQIDIGPAFAAAADAASGGKIKGFSPYANDLFFMHGAFVFEDVGVTAYNGAATLLTDSGVLQAAAGILAVEAYHAGAIRHYLYENRTTPVAAGLTVEDVVAAISALRGKVGGGKDEGITKGGKANIVAADANAIAYARTTREVLNIVYLGGSAKGGFFPNGLNGTIK; encoded by the coding sequence ATGGGCGAGAACAGATCCAACCGTCGGCAGTTTTTAGGTCAGCTGGGACTCATGGGTGCAGGAGCCATGCTGGGTTCCTGCGCAGTGGTGGCAGGTCCCAACAAGCAAAACATCGATCTGGATGTGCTGAATTTTGCCCTCAACCTGGAGTACCTTGAGGCCGAATTCTACCTCTGGGCGGCTTTTGGGACCGGCCTGAGTGCGGCAGATGCTGGAGGAGGTCCTGTGGCCACCGGGGGCAAGAAAGCCACCCTTTCTGCAGGCATCCAGCAAATTGCAGAAGAGATTGCCCGGGACGAGGAAGCCCATGTGCGTGCCCTTCGTGCCACGATCACCAAACTGGGTGGAACCCCTGTTCCCAGGCCCCAGATCGACATCGGTCCAGCATTTGCAGCTGCTGCAGATGCTGCCAGTGGAGGAAAGATCAAAGGTTTCAGTCCCTACGCCAACGACCTGTTTTTCATGCATGGCGCCTTTGTGTTTGAGGATGTGGGCGTGACTGCATACAACGGTGCTGCCACCCTGCTCACAGATTCTGGTGTGCTGCAGGCAGCTGCAGGCATTCTGGCCGTGGAAGCCTACCATGCGGGTGCAATCCGCCATTACCTGTATGAAAACAGAACCACCCCTGTGGCGGCTGGCCTCACCGTTGAGGACGTTGTTGCGGCCATCTCTGCCCTGCGCGGCAAAGTGGGTGGAGGCAAAGACGAGGGCATCACCAAAGGAGGCAAGGCGAACATTGTGGCCGCCGATGCCAATGCCATTGCCTATGCCCGCACCACCCGTGAAGTGCTGAACATTGTGTACCTCGGAGGCAGTGCCAAAGGCGGTTTCTTCCCGAATGGTCTGAACGGCACCATCAAGTAA
- the ttcA gene encoding tRNA 2-thiocytidine(32) synthetase TtcA, producing MQDAPMQDHPTPEKEHSGNFYRLKRQLERQVAQAITDYGMIDDGDTVLVCLSGGKDSYTMLDTLLELQKRAPISFRLVAMNLDQKQPGFPNHILPEYLQNLGVEHHILEQDTYSVVKEKIPEGKTMCSLCSRLRRGAIYTFAKEIGANKIALGHHRDDILETFFMNMFFGSRLKAMPPKLVSDDGQNVVIRPLAYCTEKDIERYARAREFPIIPCNLCGSQENLQRRIVGEMLESWERQSPGRLNNIFRALSHVSASHLLDPNLFDFRGLTRDTQVDEGDIAFDQQDFKPERFEDQLEELPLL from the coding sequence ATGCAGGACGCACCCATGCAGGACCACCCAACCCCCGAAAAAGAGCATTCGGGCAACTTTTACCGCCTGAAACGGCAGCTGGAACGCCAGGTCGCCCAGGCCATCACCGACTACGGCATGATTGATGACGGCGACACCGTGCTGGTGTGCCTGTCCGGGGGCAAGGACTCCTACACCATGCTGGACACCCTCCTGGAGCTGCAGAAACGCGCCCCCATCAGCTTCAGGCTGGTCGCCATGAACCTCGACCAGAAGCAGCCGGGTTTTCCAAACCACATCCTGCCGGAATACCTGCAAAACCTGGGGGTGGAGCACCACATCCTGGAGCAGGACACCTACAGCGTGGTCAAGGAAAAAATCCCCGAAGGCAAAACCATGTGCAGCCTGTGCTCCCGTCTGCGCAGGGGAGCCATCTACACCTTCGCAAAAGAGATCGGGGCCAACAAGATTGCCCTGGGCCACCACCGGGACGACATCCTGGAGACGTTCTTCATGAACATGTTCTTTGGAAGCCGCCTGAAGGCCATGCCCCCCAAACTGGTCTCCGATGATGGCCAGAACGTGGTGATCCGCCCACTGGCCTACTGCACCGAAAAGGACATCGAGCGTTACGCCCGCGCCCGGGAATTTCCCATCATTCCCTGCAACCTGTGCGGCTCCCAGGAGAACCTGCAGCGCAGAATTGTTGGCGAGATGCTGGAAAGCTGGGAAAGGCAGAGTCCGGGCCGCCTGAACAACATCTTCCGGGCCCTCAGCCATGTGAGCGCCAGTCACCTGCTGGACCCCAACCTCTTCGATTTCAGGGGCCTCACCAGAGACACGCAGGTGGATGAAGGGGACATCGCATTTGACCAGCAGGACTTCAAACCCGAACGGTTTGAGGATCAGCTGGAAGAATTGCCGTTGCTTTAA
- the tatC gene encoding twin-arginine translocase subunit TatC, whose product MQTVPGQGVAFKEAPLMDHLEELRLRLIYGLAFWGAGSALAYTYRDQLMEVLKGPLQGFIQAGNRVEIVTLSVTEPLITALQISAFGGLVVALPFMVYQIWAFVAPGLTHEERKWGAPFVLGLGLSFALGVYFCYQVILPAALPFLLGFLGGITNLLSIGQYISQMVTYLATFGLVFELPLTIFLLTRVGLVNSQMLSSIRKYAAVTLTLLSAIITPTADPFNLALMAIPLYLLFELGIIFSRLAERGQARNQFS is encoded by the coding sequence ATGCAGACCGTTCCAGGACAGGGGGTTGCCTTCAAAGAAGCGCCCCTGATGGACCACCTCGAAGAGTTGCGTCTGCGCCTGATCTATGGTCTGGCGTTCTGGGGAGCAGGTTCAGCACTGGCCTACACCTACCGTGACCAGCTCATGGAGGTGCTGAAAGGCCCCCTGCAGGGATTCATTCAGGCGGGGAACAGGGTGGAGATCGTGACCCTGTCGGTCACCGAACCCCTGATCACAGCCCTCCAGATCTCTGCTTTTGGGGGCCTGGTGGTTGCTCTGCCTTTCATGGTGTACCAGATCTGGGCTTTTGTGGCCCCGGGCCTCACCCATGAAGAACGCAAATGGGGAGCCCCTTTTGTGCTGGGCCTCGGGCTGTCTTTTGCACTTGGCGTTTATTTCTGCTACCAGGTGATCCTGCCAGCGGCCCTGCCTTTCCTGCTGGGTTTTCTGGGTGGCATCACCAACCTGCTGTCCATCGGGCAGTACATCAGCCAGATGGTGACATACCTGGCGACTTTTGGTCTGGTGTTCGAGCTTCCCCTCACCATCTTCCTGCTGACCAGGGTGGGACTGGTGAACAGCCAGATGCTGTCTTCCATCCGCAAATACGCTGCTGTGACCCTGACCCTTCTGTCTGCCATCATCACCCCAACGGCAGATCCCTTCAATCTGGCCCTGATGGCCATTCCGCTGTACCTGCTCTTTGAGCTGGGCATCATTTTTTCCCGTCTGGCAGAGCGTGGGCAGGCCAGAAATCAGTTTTCCTGA
- a CDS encoding RNA polymerase sigma factor: MNDPTSTELHTQLLMRIQHGDQEALRELLSDLGPTIKAIAFRMLSSLEDAEEVMQDAFVTLYNKAGSYDPSKGAVKTYLCGIAHKMCLERLRTRTSRPQKVEEWDIHDPETETLSAEVQHQDDKIVVEKALTTLEPTDRKLLELAFYDGYTHSELVEHTGMALGTLKSRLRRALLKLKATLEGA, translated from the coding sequence GTGAATGATCCGACGAGCACCGAACTCCACACCCAGCTTCTGATGCGCATCCAGCATGGCGATCAGGAAGCCCTGAGGGAGCTCCTGAGCGACCTCGGTCCGACCATCAAGGCCATCGCTTTTCGAATGCTCTCCAGTCTGGAAGATGCCGAGGAAGTCATGCAGGACGCTTTTGTGACGCTCTACAACAAGGCAGGAAGCTACGACCCTTCAAAGGGCGCAGTGAAAACCTACCTGTGCGGAATTGCCCACAAGATGTGTCTGGAGCGGCTGCGAACCCGGACCTCCAGGCCCCAGAAAGTGGAGGAATGGGACATCCATGATCCAGAGACCGAGACCCTTTCCGCAGAGGTGCAACACCAGGATGATAAAATCGTGGTCGAAAAAGCCCTGACCACCCTGGAACCCACAGACCGCAAACTTCTGGAACTGGCTTTTTACGACGGGTACACCCACAGTGAACTGGTGGAACACACCGGAATGGCGCTGGGCACCCTGAAAAGCAGGCTGAGACGGGCGCTCCTGAAACTGAAAGCCACCCTGGAGGGCGCATGA
- a CDS encoding anti-sigma factor domain-containing protein, translating to MKYTREQLADYVLGQLEPHEMQEIEQHLQSSESARREVAELQEALFQMAEELPAIPVNPDSWDSIQARLEPRASVEAGTEQPIPPAAPQPSAPRRSLLPMFVGWAAALVLVLAGGWYGLGIYQENQQTRLIESWLEQNQVVKPLRLENQTQIASVAFHQDGQALVIMNQKADAQKSYQVWGIQGGKPVSLGVISSRTFEVNTTGYEAIAVSLEPRGGSPTPTQVLGAVPVG from the coding sequence ATGAAATACACCCGAGAACAACTTGCGGATTATGTGCTCGGGCAACTCGAGCCCCATGAGATGCAGGAGATCGAGCAGCATCTGCAATCCTCTGAATCGGCACGGCGCGAAGTGGCAGAACTTCAAGAAGCCCTCTTCCAGATGGCAGAAGAGCTTCCAGCCATCCCGGTGAACCCGGACAGCTGGGACAGCATTCAGGCCCGGCTGGAGCCCAGAGCCTCTGTGGAGGCAGGAACAGAACAACCCATCCCTCCTGCTGCACCACAGCCCTCTGCACCCAGAAGATCTTTGCTGCCCATGTTTGTCGGCTGGGCCGCCGCCCTGGTGCTGGTCCTCGCAGGAGGATGGTATGGTCTGGGAATCTATCAGGAGAACCAGCAGACCCGCCTGATTGAAAGCTGGCTGGAACAGAATCAGGTGGTGAAACCCCTGAGGCTTGAAAACCAGACCCAGATCGCCTCGGTGGCCTTCCATCAGGACGGTCAGGCCCTGGTGATCATGAACCAGAAGGCAGATGCCCAGAAGAGCTATCAGGTCTGGGGGATTCAAGGAGGAAAGCCTGTTTCCCTGGGGGTGATTTCCTCAAGAACCTTCGAGGTGAACACCACAGGCTATGAAGCCATCGCCGTGAGCCTGGAGCCCAGAGGGGGCAGTCCAACCCCCACCCAGGTGCTTGGTGCTGTGCCTGTGGGATGA
- a CDS encoding twin-arginine translocase TatA/TatE family subunit: MNLGFPEIIMILVIALLVFGPKKLPELGKSLGQGIREFKKGTRSLQDDLSDSLKDPEPAPVPVTEKAS, encoded by the coding sequence ATGAACCTTGGATTTCCAGAAATCATCATGATCCTTGTCATCGCCCTGCTGGTCTTCGGACCCAAAAAACTCCCTGAACTGGGCAAGAGCCTGGGGCAGGGCATCCGTGAGTTCAAGAAAGGCACCCGCAGCCTGCAAGACGATCTCTCGGATTCCCTGAAAGATCCTGAGCCTGCTCCCGTCCCCGTGACCGAGAAAGCCAGCTGA
- a CDS encoding sensor histidine kinase has product MNLQTRLSLWVGGVLFLALITLSVLSGVVLYQVRLSDMNQELRDQSKLVLNSATLYQGKNLPNVVLQTLASGSEFVDARIEKQGRVIWESGFRNMPEAVREGFSNVGGWHIYRVSNERFEVEVGRPLASLQETLRSYGVVSFPLTLLMSILGALGSGWVLGQNLKPLKKLTARVQTLDQPEPIPETQRPDEVGLLARALAESLDALQRTRKAELEFLRIASHELRTPLTALKAELEYTLSKPRDLQVYELALRTLHRNTEHLERLAVNLLTLTRLQGSPLELQPVDLWEITAAVIDRMIPLALKKNLSLEFEGNPTTVTGDAITLSRLVENLIFNAIRYTQDGEIRVILSGHQLIVRDQGQGFPQELLEDHEAQHPGIEGFGIGMKVVRSICELHHAKLTLENTIRGAKVVVAFP; this is encoded by the coding sequence TTGAACCTGCAAACCCGCCTTTCTCTGTGGGTGGGAGGGGTGCTCTTTCTGGCCCTCATCACCCTCAGTGTGCTCTCCGGGGTGGTGCTGTACCAGGTGCGCCTCTCGGACATGAACCAGGAACTCCGGGACCAGTCCAAACTGGTGCTCAATTCCGCCACCCTCTACCAGGGAAAGAACCTGCCCAATGTGGTGCTGCAAACGCTGGCTTCGGGCTCCGAGTTTGTGGATGCCCGCATCGAAAAACAGGGCCGGGTGATCTGGGAAAGTGGATTCCGCAACATGCCCGAGGCGGTCCGGGAAGGGTTCAGCAATGTGGGTGGGTGGCACATCTACCGGGTCAGCAATGAACGTTTTGAGGTGGAAGTGGGCCGTCCGCTTGCGTCCCTGCAGGAAACCCTGAGGTCTTATGGGGTGGTCAGTTTTCCCCTGACCTTGCTGATGTCCATCCTGGGGGCACTCGGGTCAGGCTGGGTGCTGGGACAGAACCTCAAACCCCTCAAAAAACTGACGGCCCGGGTGCAAACCCTGGATCAACCGGAGCCCATTCCTGAGACGCAGAGGCCAGACGAGGTGGGCCTGCTGGCCCGTGCCCTTGCAGAGAGCCTGGACGCCCTGCAACGCACCCGCAAAGCCGAACTGGAATTCCTGCGGATCGCCAGCCATGAACTCCGCACCCCCCTCACCGCCCTGAAGGCCGAACTGGAATACACCCTCTCCAAACCCCGAGATCTGCAGGTGTACGAGCTTGCACTGCGCACCCTGCACCGCAACACCGAGCACCTCGAGCGCCTTGCCGTCAACCTGCTGACCCTCACCCGGTTGCAGGGCAGCCCTCTGGAGCTGCAACCCGTGGACCTGTGGGAGATCACCGCCGCAGTGATTGACCGGATGATTCCGCTGGCCCTCAAGAAAAACCTCTCGCTGGAATTTGAAGGGAACCCCACCACGGTGACAGGCGACGCCATCACCCTCAGCCGTCTGGTGGAAAACCTGATCTTCAATGCCATTCGCTACACCCAGGATGGGGAAATCCGGGTGATTCTCAGTGGCCACCAGTTGATTGTGCGTGATCAGGGACAGGGGTTCCCGCAAGAACTGCTGGAAGACCATGAAGCACAACATCCCGGGATTGAAGGGTTCGGCATCGGGATGAAGGTGGTGCGCAGCATCTGCGAGCTGCACCATGCAAAACTGACCCTGGAAAACACCATCCGGGGAGCGAAAGTGGTGGTTGCCTTCCCATGA
- a CDS encoding response regulator transcription factor — MRVLLLEDDERIRSPLARFLREGGYAVDEASDATTAQTLIGLYPFDVMIADIRLPEGPDAGFELVRRIRKDDYSFPILFLSARDGLQDKLHGLELGGDDYLVKPFHLQEVTARIRAILRRGKTLTPQETLFQDMKFDWANRRFFKGPEEVHLTGKEMGLLELLSSNPGRLFTREEIVDRVWDSSFDAETNVIDVYVRNLRRKLGDSVIETVRGVGYRFPTA; from the coding sequence ATGCGAGTGCTGTTGCTGGAAGACGACGAAAGAATCCGCTCCCCACTGGCCCGCTTTTTGCGTGAAGGGGGCTATGCGGTGGATGAGGCCAGTGATGCCACCACCGCCCAGACCCTGATCGGCCTGTACCCTTTCGATGTGATGATTGCTGACATTCGCCTGCCAGAAGGGCCAGATGCTGGCTTTGAGCTGGTCCGGCGCATCCGCAAAGACGACTACAGCTTTCCCATCCTGTTTCTGAGTGCCAGAGATGGGCTGCAGGACAAACTGCACGGACTGGAACTGGGCGGAGACGATTATCTGGTCAAGCCTTTTCACCTGCAGGAGGTCACTGCCCGCATCCGGGCGATTTTGCGGCGCGGCAAGACCCTCACCCCACAGGAGACGCTGTTTCAGGACATGAAGTTCGACTGGGCCAACCGCCGGTTCTTCAAGGGCCCCGAGGAAGTCCACCTGACCGGCAAGGAAATGGGCCTGCTGGAACTGCTGAGCAGCAATCCGGGTCGCCTTTTTACCCGCGAGGAAATCGTGGACCGGGTGTGGGACTCTTCTTTCGATGCGGAAACCAACGTGATCGATGTGTATGTGCGCAACCTGCGCCGCAAACTCGGGGACAGCGTGATTGAGACCGTTCGAGGGGTGGGTTACCGCTTCCCCACAGCCTGA
- a CDS encoding GNAT family N-acetyltransferase, with protein MPVLEFTPESAPQLTSHYLQKETEHVVQLAILSHLQRWEGAFVLALEQEGRILGTLIHSAFFLLEADSAEVARELARAAFAHRPLPNKVQGPAAVTKAFVEEWTRLSGKAAHLEMHERIYDLTTVNMPQGIPGRMRKTTPADAPTLAVWAKAFVKEAVHETLSDEEAQQVAVRDNLYVWEVEGQMVSLAAASGKTPNGIRVNFVYTPPEFRGNRYASANVATLSQHLLESGNQFCALFTDLSNPTSNAIYQRIGYRPVIDVDKYQLE; from the coding sequence ATGCCTGTCCTTGAATTCACCCCGGAATCGGCCCCTCAACTGACCAGCCATTATTTGCAAAAAGAAACAGAGCATGTGGTTCAGCTGGCGATCCTGTCCCATCTTCAGCGCTGGGAAGGGGCTTTTGTGCTGGCTCTGGAGCAGGAGGGACGCATTCTGGGGACCCTCATCCACTCTGCTTTTTTCCTGCTTGAGGCAGATTCTGCAGAGGTGGCCCGTGAACTGGCACGCGCTGCTTTCGCCCACAGGCCCCTCCCCAACAAGGTGCAGGGACCTGCAGCAGTCACAAAAGCTTTTGTGGAGGAGTGGACCAGGCTTTCAGGCAAAGCAGCCCATCTGGAGATGCATGAGCGCATCTATGACCTGACCACTGTGAACATGCCTCAGGGCATTCCAGGAAGGATGCGCAAAACCACACCTGCAGACGCCCCCACTCTTGCTGTGTGGGCAAAAGCCTTTGTGAAAGAGGCCGTTCATGAGACGCTCAGCGATGAGGAGGCACAGCAGGTTGCCGTCAGAGACAACCTTTACGTCTGGGAGGTGGAGGGCCAGATGGTCAGTCTGGCTGCAGCCAGTGGCAAAACCCCGAACGGCATCCGGGTGAATTTCGTGTACACCCCTCCAGAATTCCGGGGCAACCGCTACGCCTCGGCAAACGTGGCCACCCTTTCCCAGCATTTGCTGGAGAGTGGGAACCAGTTCTGTGCCCTGTTCACCGACCTGTCCAACCCCACCTCGAATGCCATCTACCAGCGCATCGGGTACCGTCCGGTGATCGATGTGGACAAATACCAGCTGGAGTGA